Proteins encoded by one window of Sorangium aterium:
- a CDS encoding sulfite exporter TauE/SafE family protein → MLEISLHAGVGHPVSLVMLALIGLFIGYIAGMFGVGGGFLLTPVLIAIVGVPAPVAVGSALCQKCGTSIASFLKYRHLGRGEPRIDLVMLGGSLIGVDAGTRLLAYLSERGRWVVLGRPVPAVTLVLDLVFIVLLSLTTVYVARDALRARGREAPRGDVTIPGPLVTRIRIPPFIDLPGVGLERVSVPMMAYLGFVLGAASGLMGIGGGVLFMPILLYGFGLSVRNAAGTGVLLLFVTVAVGTFEQALHGFVSLRLALALLVGSSVGSQLGALTTDVLPNRILRLLFAVLVAATVVMIAVDLGHLLIGHQGRR, encoded by the coding sequence ATGCTCGAGATCAGCCTTCATGCTGGCGTGGGACACCCCGTCTCGCTGGTGATGCTGGCGCTGATCGGGCTCTTCATCGGCTACATCGCGGGGATGTTCGGCGTGGGCGGAGGCTTCCTGCTCACGCCGGTGCTGATCGCGATCGTGGGCGTGCCCGCGCCGGTCGCGGTCGGCTCGGCGCTCTGCCAGAAGTGCGGCACCTCGATCGCGTCCTTCCTGAAGTACCGCCACCTCGGGCGCGGCGAGCCTCGCATCGATCTCGTGATGCTCGGCGGCAGCCTGATCGGCGTGGACGCCGGGACGCGCCTGCTCGCCTACCTCTCCGAGCGCGGGAGGTGGGTGGTGCTCGGCCGCCCCGTCCCGGCGGTGACGCTCGTCCTGGATCTGGTCTTCATCGTGCTGCTCTCGCTCACGACCGTCTACGTCGCGCGCGACGCGCTCCGGGCGCGCGGGCGCGAGGCGCCCCGGGGCGACGTGACCATCCCGGGGCCGCTGGTGACCCGGATCCGGATCCCGCCGTTCATCGATCTCCCGGGCGTGGGGCTCGAGCGGGTCTCGGTCCCGATGATGGCTTACCTCGGCTTCGTGCTGGGCGCGGCCTCGGGGCTCATGGGCATCGGCGGCGGCGTCCTCTTCATGCCGATCCTGCTCTACGGCTTCGGGCTCTCGGTGCGCAACGCCGCAGGCACGGGCGTGCTGCTCCTCTTCGTGACCGTCGCCGTGGGCACGTTCGAGCAAGCGCTCCACGGCTTCGTCTCGCTCCGCCTCGCCCTGGCCCTGCTCGTCGGCTCCTCCGTCGGCTCCCAGCTAGGCGCGCTCACCACCGACGTCCTCCCGAACCGGATCCTCCGCCTCCTCTTCGCCGTGCTCGTCGCCGCGACCGTCGTCATGATCGCGGTCGACCTGGGTCATCTCCTGATCGGCCACCAGGGGCGCCGCTGA
- a CDS encoding glycosyl hydrolase family 8 produces MFHADETHPAYGYFSWSMNFDGTPLDEMPAPDGEEYFATALYFASGRWGNGEGIYDYRAEADRLLDLMKNRPDVAGEVFANGETRATTGSTLFNTENHQIRFTPNTGNFETNGDHTDPSYHLPAFYEIWAKYGPEADRAFWSEAAEVSRGYFHLAAHPQTGLTPDYANFDGTPKAASWKPESVDFRFDAWRTAMNWSVDWAWWAKDERQQELSDRIQAFFEAQGAEYGNQFTLDGEELSADHSSGLVAMNAVASLAATDQRSADFVQALWDVDPPSGQYRYYDGMLYFMALLHVSGEFQAYAPQ; encoded by the coding sequence ATGTTCCACGCCGACGAGACGCACCCGGCGTACGGGTATTTCTCGTGGTCGATGAATTTCGACGGCACCCCGCTCGACGAGATGCCGGCGCCGGACGGCGAGGAGTACTTCGCGACGGCGCTCTATTTCGCGTCGGGGCGCTGGGGCAACGGCGAGGGCATCTACGATTACCGGGCGGAAGCGGATCGCTTGCTCGACCTGATGAAGAACCGGCCGGACGTCGCGGGGGAGGTGTTCGCGAACGGGGAGACGCGCGCGACGACCGGGTCGACGCTCTTCAACACCGAGAACCACCAGATCCGCTTCACGCCGAACACGGGGAACTTCGAGACCAACGGGGATCACACCGATCCGTCGTATCACCTGCCGGCCTTCTACGAGATCTGGGCCAAGTACGGTCCGGAGGCGGACCGCGCCTTCTGGAGCGAGGCGGCCGAGGTGAGCCGCGGGTACTTCCACCTCGCGGCTCACCCGCAGACGGGGCTCACGCCCGATTACGCGAATTTCGACGGCACGCCCAAGGCGGCGTCCTGGAAGCCCGAGTCCGTGGACTTCCGCTTCGACGCGTGGCGCACCGCGATGAACTGGTCCGTCGACTGGGCGTGGTGGGCGAAGGATGAGCGCCAGCAGGAGCTCAGCGATCGGATCCAGGCGTTCTTCGAGGCGCAAGGCGCGGAGTACGGGAACCAGTTCACCCTCGACGGCGAAGAGCTGAGCGCCGACCACTCCTCGGGCCTCGTCGCCATGAACGCGGTCGCCAGCCTGGCGGCCACCGACCAGCGGTCCGCCGATTTCGTCCAGGCGCTCTGGGACGTCGATCCCCCGAGCGGGCAGTACCGCTACTACGACGGCATGCTGTATTTCATGGCGCTGCTGCACGTGAGCGGCGAGTTCCAGGCATACGCGCCGCAGTGA
- the aroA gene encoding 3-phosphoshikimate 1-carboxyvinyltransferase: protein MIPAGPLPITPLSSPPDLIWRVPGSKSITNRALVLAALADGESTLEGVLHSDDTRHMRSALEALGIGIEDAGPHTLVVKGGRGRLRAPGRELFVGNSGTTVRFLAALACLVPGEVVLVGDEHMAKRPIADLVDGLRQLGADVECATGCPPLRIRGGRLKGGTLTMRGDRSSQYFSAVMMAGPFADAAIDLRVAGELVSRPYVEITRRMVADFGGRIDEAAGGFTVHPAAGYRPRAYRIEPDASSASYPFALAAAAGGSITVPGLADGALQGDYRFVELLEQAGARVSRQADATTVRSDGRLRGIDVDMHHISDTVMTLAAIAPLLEGPTTIRNVANIRIKETDRLAATVAELRRLGQEVTHGDDWLRIEPRPLTPALVRSYSDHRMAMSFAILGLCRPGITIEDPACVAKTYPTFWEDVERCRGASGGAAPVG from the coding sequence ATGATCCCTGCCGGCCCCCTGCCCATCACACCGCTTTCCTCGCCGCCTGATCTGATCTGGCGGGTCCCTGGCTCGAAGAGCATCACGAACCGCGCGCTCGTGCTGGCTGCGCTCGCCGACGGCGAGAGCACGCTGGAGGGGGTGCTCCACAGCGACGACACGCGGCACATGCGGTCCGCCCTGGAGGCGCTGGGGATCGGGATCGAGGACGCCGGGCCGCACACGCTGGTGGTGAAGGGGGGGCGGGGCCGGCTGCGCGCGCCGGGGCGCGAGCTGTTCGTCGGGAACAGCGGCACCACCGTGCGGTTCCTGGCGGCGCTCGCGTGCCTCGTGCCGGGCGAGGTGGTGCTGGTCGGCGACGAGCACATGGCCAAGCGGCCGATCGCCGATCTGGTCGACGGCCTGAGGCAGCTCGGGGCGGACGTGGAGTGCGCGACGGGGTGCCCGCCGCTCCGGATCCGGGGCGGCCGGCTGAAGGGCGGCACGCTGACGATGCGCGGCGATCGCTCCAGCCAGTACTTCTCGGCGGTGATGATGGCCGGCCCCTTCGCCGACGCCGCCATCGACCTGCGCGTGGCCGGCGAGCTGGTCAGTCGCCCCTACGTCGAGATCACGCGGCGCATGGTCGCGGATTTCGGCGGCCGCATCGACGAGGCCGCGGGCGGGTTCACTGTCCATCCCGCCGCGGGGTACCGCCCGCGGGCGTACCGGATCGAGCCCGACGCGTCGTCCGCGAGCTATCCGTTCGCGCTCGCCGCGGCCGCGGGCGGATCCATCACCGTGCCCGGCCTCGCCGACGGGGCGTTGCAGGGGGACTACCGGTTCGTCGAGCTCCTGGAGCAGGCCGGCGCGCGGGTGAGCCGGCAGGCCGACGCCACCACCGTGCGCAGCGACGGGCGCCTGCGCGGCATCGACGTCGACATGCACCACATCTCGGACACGGTGATGACGCTGGCGGCGATCGCGCCGCTCCTCGAGGGGCCGACGACGATCCGGAACGTGGCGAACATCCGGATCAAGGAGACGGACCGCCTCGCCGCTACCGTCGCAGAGCTCCGCCGCCTGGGCCAGGAGGTGACCCACGGCGACGACTGGCTCCGCATCGAGCCTCGGCCGCTGACGCCCGCGCTCGTGCGCAGCTACAGCGACCACCGCATGGCGATGAGCTTCGCGATCCTGGGGCTGTGCCGGCCAGGGATCACCATCGAAGATCCGGCCTGCGTCGCGAAGACGTACCCGACGTTCTGGGAGGACGTCGAGCGGTGCCGCGGCGCGAGCGGCGGGGCCGCGCCCGTCGGGTGA
- a CDS encoding isoaspartyl peptidase/L-asparaginase has product MKHVIHSLGGRGGRRSVLVHGGAGDVAPERRPLHAAGCLRAAREGARVLSEGGSALDAVERAVRVLEDDPLFNAGTGACLNEEGHIELDASIMEGRGLRAGAVCALSDFAEPIAIARAALEDGRHVLYAAHGAARFARMKGFSPVGEAALITEAAREALAAAQQGIRATSWAGNTVGAVALDEGGLTAAATSTGGTVNKRVGRVGDSPLIGAGTYADDEAGAVSTTGHGEGMIRLVVAHSAVERMRAGIDAVDAASGIIAHLAERLDITGGVIALDRTGRFGLARSTATMSWAAVGDWGEESGV; this is encoded by the coding sequence GTGAAGCACGTCATCCATTCTCTGGGCGGGCGCGGCGGGCGGCGCTCCGTCCTCGTCCACGGCGGCGCGGGCGACGTCGCTCCTGAGCGGCGGCCGCTGCACGCGGCGGGGTGCCTCCGCGCGGCGCGCGAGGGAGCGCGCGTGCTCTCCGAGGGAGGGAGCGCGCTCGACGCCGTCGAGCGCGCGGTGCGCGTCCTCGAGGACGATCCGCTCTTCAACGCGGGCACGGGCGCGTGCCTCAACGAGGAGGGCCACATCGAGCTCGACGCGTCGATCATGGAGGGCCGCGGGCTCAGGGCCGGCGCTGTCTGCGCGCTCTCGGATTTCGCCGAGCCGATCGCGATCGCGCGCGCGGCGCTGGAGGACGGCCGGCACGTGCTGTACGCCGCGCACGGCGCCGCGCGGTTCGCGCGGATGAAGGGGTTCTCGCCGGTGGGCGAGGCCGCGCTCATCACGGAGGCGGCCCGGGAGGCGCTCGCGGCGGCCCAGCAGGGCATCCGCGCGACCTCCTGGGCGGGCAACACGGTCGGCGCGGTGGCGCTCGACGAGGGCGGGCTCACGGCCGCGGCGACGAGCACGGGCGGCACGGTCAACAAGCGGGTCGGGCGGGTGGGGGACTCGCCCCTCATCGGGGCTGGGACGTACGCCGACGACGAGGCCGGGGCCGTGTCGACGACCGGCCACGGCGAGGGGATGATCCGGCTCGTGGTGGCGCACTCGGCCGTGGAGCGGATGCGCGCGGGCATCGACGCTGTCGACGCGGCGAGCGGGATCATCGCGCACCTGGCGGAGCGCCTCGACATCACCGGGGGCGTCATCGCGCTCGATCGGACCGGGCGGTTCGGGCTGGCGCGCTCGACCGCGACCATGTCGTGGGCAGCTGTCGGCGATTGGGGCGAAGAGAGCGGTGTGTGA
- a CDS encoding alpha/beta hydrolase has protein sequence MKFSVLALAGLGVAMLTTGCSKEDRALAEERPVQPARVERQPVEPPLTATEVPVPGDLPAFVVTGPLGACPRMVFLHGMCGHGLGYVQAFARAAREHGGVLGLQGDVPCGADRVFSKYSPDVDEQDGRIRNALAACGGEAEDLMVIGYSQGAYLAERLAERWPERYSRLVLLGAPTTPSAARLRGIRGAVMISGELDATYRMKEGASGLLAAKIPAVYREMPGAHHGALPDAERVMDEALDWLDANARPRP, from the coding sequence ATGAAGTTCTCCGTTCTCGCTCTGGCCGGCCTCGGCGTCGCCATGCTCACGACGGGGTGTAGCAAGGAGGACCGAGCGCTCGCGGAGGAGCGCCCGGTGCAGCCCGCGAGGGTCGAGCGGCAGCCCGTCGAGCCGCCGCTCACGGCGACCGAGGTGCCCGTGCCAGGCGACTTACCGGCGTTCGTCGTCACCGGGCCGCTCGGCGCGTGTCCACGGATGGTGTTCCTTCACGGCATGTGCGGGCACGGGCTGGGCTACGTGCAGGCCTTCGCGAGGGCGGCGCGGGAGCACGGCGGGGTGCTCGGGCTCCAGGGCGACGTGCCCTGTGGCGCCGACCGGGTGTTCAGCAAGTACTCGCCCGACGTCGACGAGCAGGACGGCCGCATCCGGAACGCGCTGGCGGCGTGCGGCGGCGAGGCGGAAGACCTCATGGTCATCGGCTACTCGCAGGGTGCCTATCTCGCCGAGCGGCTCGCGGAGCGGTGGCCGGAGCGGTATTCGCGGCTGGTGCTGCTCGGCGCGCCCACGACGCCCTCGGCCGCGCGCCTCCGGGGCATCCGGGGAGCGGTGATGATCAGCGGCGAGCTCGACGCCACGTACCGCATGAAGGAGGGCGCGAGCGGGCTCCTCGCCGCCAAGATACCGGCGGTCTACCGGGAGATGCCGGGCGCGCACCACGGAGCGCTGCCGGACGCCGAACGGGTGATGGACGAGGCGCTCGACTGGCTCGACGCGAACGCGCGGCCCCGCCCTTGA
- a CDS encoding NADPH-dependent oxidoreductase, whose amino-acid sequence MSDRGVAYFGERYGGEGPAPRFAQWNEVIEALLGHRSVRRYAPRPLPEGTLELLVAAAQSAPSSSNLQLWSVLSVQDAERRRRLSELAGGQAHVRDCGLFLVWLADLQRLGELAKHRGVGHEGLDYLEMFVMAVVDAALAAQNALVAAESLGLGTVYIGALRNHPEAVAAELGLPPQVFATFGLCVGWPDAATPASIKPRLPQEVVLHREQYGAFERSVGALDAYDQLMERFYTKERMGVQGSWSRHSAARVESAQALRGRDRLRAALLAMGFQLQ is encoded by the coding sequence ATGAGTGATCGCGGCGTGGCGTATTTCGGCGAGCGGTACGGCGGCGAGGGGCCGGCGCCGCGCTTTGCGCAGTGGAACGAGGTGATCGAGGCGCTGCTCGGGCATCGCTCGGTGCGGCGTTACGCGCCGAGGCCGCTCCCGGAGGGCACGCTCGAGCTGCTCGTGGCCGCGGCGCAGTCGGCGCCGAGCTCGTCGAACCTGCAGCTCTGGAGCGTGCTCTCGGTGCAGGACGCCGAGCGGCGGCGGCGCCTTTCGGAGCTCGCCGGCGGCCAGGCGCACGTGCGCGATTGCGGGCTGTTCCTTGTCTGGCTCGCCGATCTGCAGCGGCTCGGCGAGCTCGCGAAGCACCGCGGCGTGGGGCACGAGGGGCTCGACTACCTCGAGATGTTCGTCATGGCGGTGGTCGACGCGGCGCTCGCCGCGCAGAACGCGCTCGTCGCAGCCGAGTCGCTCGGCCTCGGCACCGTCTACATCGGCGCGCTGCGGAACCACCCCGAAGCGGTCGCGGCCGAGCTCGGCCTGCCACCCCAGGTCTTCGCGACGTTCGGCCTGTGCGTGGGCTGGCCCGACGCGGCCACCCCGGCGAGCATCAAGCCGCGGCTCCCGCAAGAGGTCGTCCTGCACCGCGAGCAGTACGGCGCGTTCGAGCGAAGCGTGGGCGCGCTCGATGCTTACGACCAGCTCATGGAGCGCTTCTATACGAAGGAGCGCATGGGCGTGCAGGGGAGCTGGAGCCGCCACTCGGCCGCGCGCGTCGAGTCGGCCCAGGCGCTGCGCGGGCGCGACCGGCTGCGCGCGGCGCTCCTGGCGATGGGCTTCCAGCTGCAATAG
- a CDS encoding rhamnogalacturonan lyase translates to MRRSNFFVCFSLAAAHLACGSSGDSGTGAGGAGGEGAGTGGGATGAASSGSGSGSSGSGSGAGTSAASGSGGAGTSAATGSGGSGGGAGGGAPTGFAQMEDLDRGVVAVPTDGGTYVGFRLFGYDPDDIAFNVYRDGAKVNDAPLTDSTNLVDRGGSPSSVYTVRPVVGGVEQGESESAPVWKDGYLSIPTTPPPAGDGYTYSSGDGSVGDVDGDGRYEIILKWDPSNLQDNSKAGRTGKTYLDAYSLDGKRLWRIDLGVNIRAGAHYSPFLVYDLDGDGKAEVAVKTAPGTRDGRGEYLSKGPAAGDDDSKDYRNNDGYILTGPEYLTVFAGDTGAELATTEFKVGRGDVCSWGNNECYGNRVDRFVGTIAFLDDTGRPSVVFGRGYYARTTLSAWNYRDGALSNLWTFDSSSSRANEAFGGKGCHSISVANVDDDPQQEIINGGATFDNDGKGLCAVNYYAHGDALHVTDHIPSRPGLEVFQPYEGGESPAYAMRDARTCEVLWKGPGNGGEEGPGRGVAADVDPRSPGSEAWVNNSDLLGGSDGDRVGSRPASSNFLIWWDADLSRELLDGNGIRQADGQGANFTAAGCTSNNGTKSTPTLSADLLGDWREEVIFRCGDSIRIFTTNQAATNRIYTLMHDPQYRVAISWQNGAYNQPPHPSFHIGEGMAAPPKPDIHVR, encoded by the coding sequence ATGAGACGATCTAATTTCTTCGTTTGCTTTTCGCTCGCTGCCGCTCACCTGGCATGCGGATCGAGCGGTGATTCCGGAACCGGCGCGGGCGGCGCCGGCGGGGAGGGCGCCGGGACGGGCGGCGGCGCGACCGGCGCGGCGTCCAGCGGCAGCGGCAGCGGTAGCAGCGGCAGCGGCAGCGGCGCGGGCACCAGCGCTGCGTCCGGCAGCGGCGGCGCCGGGACGAGCGCCGCGACCGGCAGCGGCGGCTCGGGCGGCGGCGCGGGCGGCGGGGCGCCCACGGGGTTCGCGCAGATGGAAGACCTCGACCGCGGTGTCGTGGCCGTGCCCACGGACGGCGGCACGTACGTGGGCTTCCGCCTGTTCGGCTACGACCCCGACGACATCGCGTTCAACGTCTACCGCGACGGCGCCAAGGTCAACGACGCGCCGCTCACGGACTCCACGAACCTCGTGGACCGCGGCGGCTCTCCGAGCTCGGTCTACACCGTGCGCCCCGTCGTCGGCGGCGTCGAGCAAGGCGAGTCGGAGTCCGCGCCCGTGTGGAAGGATGGATACCTGTCCATCCCGACGACGCCGCCGCCCGCAGGGGACGGCTACACGTACTCGAGCGGCGATGGCAGCGTGGGAGACGTGGACGGCGACGGGCGTTACGAGATCATCCTCAAGTGGGATCCGTCGAACCTCCAGGACAACTCGAAGGCCGGCCGCACCGGCAAGACCTACCTCGACGCTTACTCGCTCGACGGCAAGCGGCTCTGGCGCATCGATCTCGGCGTGAACATCCGGGCCGGAGCGCACTACTCGCCGTTCCTCGTGTACGATCTCGACGGCGACGGGAAGGCGGAGGTGGCCGTCAAGACGGCGCCGGGGACGCGCGATGGGAGGGGCGAGTACCTGAGCAAGGGGCCCGCGGCCGGCGATGACGATTCCAAGGATTACCGCAACAACGACGGCTATATCCTCACCGGCCCGGAGTACCTCACCGTGTTCGCCGGCGACACCGGCGCGGAGCTCGCCACGACCGAGTTCAAGGTCGGGCGCGGCGACGTGTGCAGCTGGGGCAACAACGAGTGCTACGGCAACCGCGTCGACCGCTTCGTCGGCACCATCGCGTTCCTCGACGACACAGGGCGCCCGAGCGTCGTGTTCGGGCGAGGCTATTATGCGCGCACGACGCTCTCGGCCTGGAACTACCGCGACGGCGCGCTCTCGAACCTCTGGACGTTCGACTCCAGCTCGAGCCGCGCCAACGAGGCGTTCGGCGGCAAGGGCTGCCACTCCATCAGCGTCGCGAACGTGGACGACGACCCGCAGCAGGAGATCATCAACGGCGGCGCCACGTTCGACAACGACGGCAAGGGCCTCTGCGCGGTGAACTACTATGCTCACGGCGACGCGCTGCACGTCACGGATCACATCCCGTCGCGCCCTGGCCTCGAGGTGTTCCAGCCGTACGAGGGCGGCGAGTCGCCCGCCTACGCCATGCGCGACGCCCGCACGTGCGAGGTCCTCTGGAAGGGGCCAGGCAACGGCGGCGAGGAGGGCCCCGGCCGGGGCGTGGCCGCGGACGTCGACCCGCGCAGCCCCGGCAGCGAGGCGTGGGTCAACAACAGCGATCTGCTGGGCGGCTCGGACGGCGATCGCGTCGGGAGCCGCCCTGCGTCGAGCAACTTCCTCATCTGGTGGGACGCTGATCTGAGCCGGGAGCTCCTCGACGGCAATGGCATCCGCCAGGCCGACGGCCAAGGGGCGAACTTCACGGCCGCCGGGTGTACCTCGAACAACGGCACGAAGAGCACGCCGACGCTCAGCGCCGACCTCCTCGGCGACTGGCGTGAAGAGGTGATCTTCCGCTGCGGCGATTCCATCCGCATCTTCACCACGAACCAGGCCGCGACGAACCGGATCTACACCCTGATGCACGATCCGCAGTACCGCGTGGCCATCTCGTGGCAAAACGGCGCCTACAACCAGCCGCCTCACCCGAGCTTCCATATCGGGGAGGGGATGGCCGCGCCGCCGAAGCCGGATATCCACGTCCGCTGA
- a CDS encoding 4Fe-4S dicluster domain-containing protein: MIELVSDARCIGCDLCVEVCPTDVFDRVPGGAPVIARQGDCQTCFMCEAYCPVDALYVAPEAERPTAVDEGQLEASGLLGSYRAAVGWGARRKPGAAADQTFRVLTVARQS, encoded by the coding sequence ATGATCGAGCTCGTCAGCGATGCCCGGTGCATCGGGTGCGATCTCTGCGTCGAGGTCTGCCCCACCGACGTGTTCGACCGCGTCCCGGGCGGCGCGCCGGTCATCGCCCGGCAGGGCGACTGCCAGACTTGCTTCATGTGCGAGGCCTACTGCCCGGTGGACGCGCTCTACGTGGCCCCGGAGGCGGAGCGGCCAACCGCGGTGGACGAGGGGCAGCTCGAGGCCTCCGGGCTGCTCGGGAGCTACCGGGCCGCGGTGGGGTGGGGCGCCCGGCGCAAGCCGGGCGCCGCCGCCGACCAGACGTTCCGCGTCCTCACGGTCGCTCGTCAGAGCTAG
- a CDS encoding FAD-binding protein produces the protein MSEELEPEGEGGRVLDGSDTLALEADVLVIGGGPAGTWAALAAAAKGARVVLADKGYCGSSGATAPSGVGVWYVPPVPEMREAAKASREGLGGFLADRGWMDRVLDKTWASVNDLATWGYPFPVDDSGQPVRRSLQGPEYMRLMRKRVKLAGVRILDHSPAIELLVDANGVVAGAAGVCRQLGHRWVVKAGAVVIATGGCAFLSKALGTNVLTGDGGLMAAEAGAEMSGMEFSNAYAIAPAFASVTKTLFYSWATFYYEDGRVIEGAGSQRGRSVIAETLLTQPVYAQLDKADEALQAWMRTAQPNFFLPFDRAGIDPFRQRFPVTLRLEGTVRGTGGIRITSHGCATSAPGLYAAGDAATRELICGGFTGGGSHNAAWAISSGQWAGEGAALFARSVGPRAGRRAVEGVGRAALPAAGGTRPLDAEGVIRSVQDEVFPYDKNLFRTAQGLAASLDRLDGLWRDVRQAWPGAAVREAVRARESAAMVATARWMFNAARARTETRGMHKHKDHPGLDPAQQRRLITGGLDHVWVRPESPAPASIGAAAAEVQAP, from the coding sequence ATGAGCGAGGAACTGGAGCCTGAGGGCGAGGGCGGACGCGTCCTCGACGGGAGCGACACGCTGGCGCTGGAGGCCGACGTCCTGGTGATTGGCGGCGGGCCCGCCGGGACGTGGGCCGCGCTCGCCGCGGCGGCGAAGGGCGCGCGCGTGGTGCTCGCGGACAAGGGGTATTGCGGCAGCAGCGGCGCCACGGCGCCTTCGGGGGTCGGCGTGTGGTACGTGCCCCCGGTCCCCGAGATGCGCGAGGCGGCCAAGGCGAGCCGAGAGGGGCTTGGCGGCTTCCTCGCGGACCGGGGCTGGATGGACCGCGTGCTCGACAAGACGTGGGCCAGCGTGAACGACCTCGCGACCTGGGGTTATCCATTTCCGGTCGACGACAGCGGGCAGCCCGTCCGCCGCAGCCTGCAAGGCCCCGAGTACATGCGCCTCATGCGCAAGCGGGTGAAGCTCGCTGGCGTCCGCATCCTCGACCACAGCCCCGCGATCGAGCTCCTCGTCGACGCGAACGGCGTTGTCGCCGGGGCGGCCGGCGTCTGCCGGCAGCTCGGGCACAGGTGGGTGGTGAAGGCCGGGGCCGTGGTCATCGCCACCGGCGGCTGCGCCTTCCTGAGCAAGGCGCTCGGCACCAACGTCCTCACCGGCGACGGAGGGCTGATGGCCGCCGAGGCGGGCGCCGAGATGTCAGGGATGGAGTTCTCCAACGCCTACGCGATCGCCCCGGCCTTCGCGTCGGTCACAAAGACCCTCTTCTACAGCTGGGCGACGTTCTATTACGAGGACGGGCGCGTCATCGAGGGGGCCGGCTCGCAGCGCGGCCGGTCCGTGATCGCGGAGACCCTCCTCACGCAGCCGGTCTACGCCCAGCTCGACAAGGCCGACGAGGCGCTCCAGGCGTGGATGCGCACGGCCCAGCCGAATTTCTTCCTTCCCTTCGATCGCGCCGGCATCGACCCCTTCCGGCAACGGTTCCCGGTCACGCTGCGGCTCGAGGGCACCGTGCGCGGCACGGGCGGGATACGCATCACCAGCCACGGCTGCGCCACGTCGGCGCCGGGGCTCTACGCCGCCGGAGACGCCGCGACGCGAGAGCTCATCTGCGGCGGATTCACGGGCGGCGGCAGCCACAACGCCGCGTGGGCCATCTCCTCCGGCCAGTGGGCCGGCGAGGGAGCGGCCCTGTTCGCGCGCAGCGTCGGCCCGCGCGCCGGCCGGCGCGCGGTGGAGGGAGTTGGCCGAGCCGCGCTCCCGGCGGCGGGCGGGACGAGGCCGCTCGACGCGGAGGGGGTGATCCGGTCGGTGCAAGACGAGGTGTTCCCGTACGACAAGAACCTCTTCCGCACCGCGCAGGGGCTCGCGGCCTCGCTCGACAGGCTCGATGGGCTGTGGAGGGACGTGCGGCAGGCCTGGCCCGGGGCGGCGGTGCGCGAGGCCGTGCGGGCGCGGGAGAGCGCCGCGATGGTGGCCACCGCGCGCTGGATGTTCAACGCGGCGCGCGCGCGCACCGAGACGCGCGGCATGCACAAGCACAAGGACCACCCCGGGCTCGATCCGGCGCAGCAGCGGCGGCTGATCACCGGCGGTCTCGACCACGTGTGGGTGCGCCCCGAGTCGCCCGCGCCGGCGTCGATCGGCGCGGCTGCGGCGGAGGTGCAGGCGCCATGA